The segment TCCGCTCCAGGGCCAGAATCTGTTTGAGATTCTTCCAGGTCCTGTTCTTTttacctgctgctgctccaccaATCCCCGAGTGCTGCCCCGAGATTAAGAGGAGGAGTAGAAGAGGGAGAAGTTGAGTGAAAAGCCAAAGACGGAGATAAACTTAAAACCCACGTGGTTGCTCACCATAAACGTGGGGTCTTTGAACGGCGGAGGCTTTGCTGTGGGCTCTGCGATGGCGGCTTGACCGCAGTCAGCTGTTCCCACTGGCTTCACCTCAGCCACTGACTCCACGGCTGTTATCTGATGAGACATGAAAGACGAACAGCAATCGCATTTGATTTTAAGCTACTTGTTATACAAGTGTTTTGAATGTAAACAAAATCTACACTTGGCTGAACACAGTGTGAAGTGAACCTTTAAGATACAACTTAATCGACTGTCTCAGTAGCTGTTGTGACGCTGATACTGGTACAGCTTTGtgcactgtgtttctgtgatgcAATGTTTGCTTCTGCCCTTAGATATGACACATCTACTCAGTGTTTagatgattgattgatagtttaaaggttcagtttgtaggatttagggggatatattagtagtaatggaataaataaaattagtgggtcttttttgtgtaaaatcacctgaaaataacaaccgtcatgttttgttgtgttaaaaTGAGCTGCTTAtctctacatagggagcaggtcctcgtccatggagatcaccatgttgcaccgccatgtttctcaAATAGCCCAGAGCCAAAACTGGCTCTTAATAGGACCATtcgcatcagccaccatagttagcagcccctccagaGCAAGACAAATGGCATCTGAAGACACTGATTTTTGACGTggagctgctttattcagtgtttttaccactttaaatcatcatgtctgtttgttttggagaggaagagaactcTGTGGGTAATTTAGCTCCTGGTAAGAACCTTCTGAACATCTAGGGTCATACTCACGAATCTTCTTGGTACAAAAAGTTGCTCCTTGTGTAAAAATTCTACGAAAAGTCTTAGGATTATGACGTTATTTGAGAATTACCCCTTAAAGTTTAGACTAGGTCCTGGTAAATATAAAAGTTCCTGAGGTGAAAAACTGCTAGGAGCAGTGAGAAGGTCTTTCAAGATGCttaagaggagaaaatggtggaaacacaaagaggtcggagAAATATTCTCAAAATGCTAGATGTGAGTAAATGGAATGCTACAGATAAGGTCATGCAGGagtaatgtttgtggttgatctcactagggatacacacacatttcccgcCCAATGCAATAACGCTGTAATGccacaaacaaagacaggtgGGTTCAACAATGAATCGCATTGCTGATTTATCGCATCACGTGATCTGGATATTGTAATGTGGACCCAGAATAGACTCCACAGATATAAAGTTTGGTGTAACCATAGCAACGccctttataaataaaaagccTGTCAATACAAACAAATGCTAGCGGATAGTGGGTTAGTTTCCTACCATTCGTTTCTAACCGAGGGGGGTCATCAACACGAACTGGCTCGTTCACTCTAAAGAGCTAGTTCAAAGACTCGGCTCATTCACAAACATCACATCACTTGCTCAGAGCTGCTCtaagaactttcctaaatcacgcCTATGCTAAGACTCCTTACCTAAAGATATTAGGCTAAATTAGGAGCTCTCAGAATATTATCAGAATGTTTGTAAAATACAGCTGCTGGATCTTCAGTTaccagaggaaaaaaagcatcacagaaactgctcctggttaaaacttataaaacaatgaacactgacgaaattctaaccaggagaagtttcagctggttgtaatcctcacagctagatggcactttttcccacaaactgctcctttaattcaGTTTTCAGGCAACAATGCCCAACATTCTCTGGGTTCAAGCGtctcaaatgtgaagatttgctgcttcTCTTTGTCTGTGAATAATCAAAAAACGTTTCTGCAGTTTAATTAATAACGAAAATAATGTTTGTAAGCTGAGACTGAGTAGCATCACATCTTGGTTGCTGTGCATTCTCCTTGCAGCTGAACAAACCTAACCCCTACACTGTTCACTCCATTACAGTCTGATGAGCTTCAACGTGTCACCTGTGTTGCTGGTGTCACTGTCAGCAgccctttcttcttcttgatGCTGCAGCTCCCGGTCCCGGTGACCTGCTGCGCGGCAGACACCGCCGGACTTGCGGGACGTTTCTTCCCCCGGAGAGCGGCAGAGGTGGCGGCTGCCGGCGGGGCCCTGACGGTTATGGAGATCTGAGATGCCATTTGTGGTGAGCAAAGTGGTTTTAATATACGATGTGAGGACAGCTTTAGCTCTGGATACTTATCATTAGCCGTCACTCATTCAGATTGTAAATATCGCTTCACCCGGATGTGGAAATGTTTCACTTCCGGGATCAAATTTAGAAATCGctgtaataaaaatgtaattattattattattattattattattattattaacgaGTAATAATGTGTCAATATGACTgcatattattatatatattgatatatattatcttaattgaaaatgtgtaacaaaataacaaaaatgtataaattcgTTTTAGTGTATGTAGCATATACAGCATCTATGGCAgcggtgtcaaactcattttagcccAATTTGATCGCAGGTGGGCCGGACCAGTACAACCACAGCATGATATcatataaataacaaacaccttcaaatgtttcccttttttggttaaaaaaagtacattttaaaacccctaatcatttacaaaacagatgacaatCCACCTGTGATGtcttcagaaaaataaatgcaatgtcAACAATATTCCTGCTGTGATAGACCCCTGCTTCTATTGATCTTGTGCTAAGTaccatatttatgtgtgtgtgtgtgtgtgtgtgtgtgtgtgtgtgtgtgtgtataccaaGCAGAATAGCTCTGTTAGCCAGGTTACTTTTAAAATAGCATGCAACAACTTCCTTGAACATTTCAACAAATAGCAATAATCAATAATACCGTAGTTTAGTTTCACAAATTGTGCCTGGTGGTCGTGCATTCACAGTGGTCAGGATGAAAGTAATAGATATGAAAATAACAGCATAAAACAGGAACAATATAGAGGAATCTGCAGCAAAAACAAGGCATATAAAAcatgtcaaattaaaaaaactaaGCAATTGTAGAAGCTCAAGGAGACGAAGAGCACTTCAGTGCCAGCCTCGTTAACACCAAACAGCCAAATGAATGCCTTCACTCTTGATATTTGTATTCAGCAGAGCATAATACATTAAGGCCCATTGAAACACAATGAATTTAATAAAATGAAGTAGAGCAGATTTTAAGAATAAAGACATGAATGAATAAGGGGAAACAACAGACTCAGTTTTACTAAAAGCTCTACTAATGGTATTACAGTGAGGCTCAGCAGCTGACTGACTCCTGTCAGTGGAGCGCTGTTGCCACCCTGTGTTTAACTGAAGGTCCTGCATGCAGGAAGCTGAGGGCTGATCCGTGCAAACACACTCTTACTGACAACAGTGAAGTTACTTTTTAAATGAGatcatgaataaataataataattaaccttgtttatatagcacctttcaaaatacagttacaAAGTTCTTTACAATaaactaaacacatttaaaagacaaagactataaaataaagtcataaaatgtcatctcgtaaaagataaaataaggcAGGCCCAAACTAGAATCAAAGTAataaatgagaaataaaagacagctcagataaagtCAGGATATGCTTTCTGATAGaagccagtgactcagacagccttatAACCTTGGGCAGGTGGGTTCAGAGCCTCAAGGCCCTGATTGCCaaagctctgtcccctttgGTCTTCAGTCTGGACTCTTGGACAAGCAGAAGACCTCTGCCCGAATATCTCAAACTATGTGAAGGTTCAGAAGGGATTAAGAGGTCTGAAATGTAGTCTGGAGCCATGAAGAGCCTTGAAAGTAATcaataagattttaaagtcaatcataaaacaaacagggagccaatgtccacccatccatccatccatccatccattttcatccacttatctgggACCGGGTCGcgagggcagcaggccaaggaaagcaccccagacgtccctctccccagtaatgctttccagctcctcctgggggaccccaaggtgttcccaggccagatgagatatgtaatccctccagcgtgttctgggtctgccctggggcctcctaccagtgggatgtgcccggaacacctctaacaggaggcgcccaggaggcatcctgatcaggtgcccgaatcacctcaactgacctcttTCGACGCAAAGAAGCAacagctctactccaagctccctcctgATTTCCCAACTCCTTACACTATCTCTAGATGGACCAGCCAACACCCCCTGAGAATGTGTTTGACTTTACGCCGAGTAtgtggacacagctctcacttcgGTCATACAGGGACCAGATGACTCATTGCAGCGAGCCTGGTACCCCACACTCCCGCAGAACCCCATGCAAGACCCTTCaagggacacggtcgtaagccttctccaatcCCACAAAACACATatagactggatgggcaaactccggcaacccctccagcagcctcaTGAGAgaaaagagctggtccactgttccgTGGCCAGGACTGAATCCGCATTGCCCCTCCTGATTTTGAGGTTCGACAATCGGACGGAGTCCTTTCCAGCGCCCTGGAGCCTTTTTACATTGGAAGCCAATGTAAGGAGGCTAAAACGTGTGATGTGGTAGTACTTCCTGGTTTTGCTTAAAAGCCTTGTGGCTGAGTTCTGAACAATCTGAAGTcgtttttttactgagacaggAATAAAGGCTGTTACAATAATCAAGAcatgaagaaataaaagcatgtacAACAGTTTCTGTATCTCTAAAAGTTAAAGTAGATCTTATTTTATCAATGTTTCTGAggtgataaaaacatgattggACAAGCTTAGTGACATGATGTTAAAGATATAAATTACTATAAAACATGACACCAAGATTTCTTGCAAAAGGCTTTATGTGTTGAGACAGGTGACCAGTAGATGGCAGCATTTGTTTCGTGATATGCTGTGACCCAATTACAAGGGTTCCTATTTTATTAGAATTGAGCTGAAGGAAATTTAATGACCTtttttctaacaaatgttttaaattggTTGTGGAGAGCTTTGTAAGTGATGATGAGGAGCTTGAAGTGGATTCTCTGGGagatggggagccagtggaggttatgaaggacggggtgatgtggtcacagGTGCGGGAGTGTGTgagaagacgagctgctgatgAACTGTAGTTGTTCTGTAGTTTCTTGAGAGTTTTATATGATGAACCATAAAGGAGACTGTTGCAGTGGTCTAGTCTGGAAGTGATGAATGCACGGATGAGAGTCTGTGCAGCTGAAGAGCAGAGGGATTGACGGAGGCGGGTGATGTTCCTGAGATGGAAGAAGgctgttttggtgatgtgtttgatgtgttggtCAAAGGAGAGGGTTTGATCAAAGATGACACCAAGGTTACAGACATGCGGGGAGGAGAGCACAGTGCAACCGTTGATGGAGAGGGAGAAGTTGTGGGTGGATTTGGTCAGAGATTTGgggctgatgatgatgacttctgATTTGTCACAGTTAAGTTTGAGGAATCACTGTTTCGGTGATGCAGCTGGTGAGGGGTAGAGTGAGAGGCAGGAGTGATGGCTTTGGTGGAGATGTGGAGCTGAATGTCGTCGGCGAAGCAGTGAAACTGAAGTCCATGATGGTTAACTTTGTTTATAGTGTCCATCAGACACCTGCTTTCAGAAACTAGAGTCCAGGTAGGGAAACTGCACCAAGCAGGATTACTTGGCTTGCCAGCTGACTTCTAAAATAGCATGATAGCAGTCAAATAACAAGCAACTTCTCTGAAGTAAGGTAAATTTAATGTCCCAGAGATACAGACAGTAGTTGTGAGTACCACAAAACAGTcaatacaatacaaacacacagagtccagtatcacacactgtctgGGGTAAATCATGGACATTATCGGTCTCTGCTGGTTAAGATAAGTGATGGCAGACGGGACGAAGGATGATCTGTAACGCTTAGCGCTACATTTAAGGAGGCAAACCTCTACCCTGATGGAAGCACCTGAAACATGGAGGGGGTGCTAAGAGTCTGAGACAATAGACGGAGCTTTAGAGGTGACCTGCTCCTCATACAGATTGGTTATTTAAAGTAACACAGTGATCTTACAGCACAACTTGACCGCTTTTTCCAACTTGTTCACTAGTTTAATGACTTGTGGTTCATGACTCCCCAACACTGACAGCGTATTTGTGATACGTATTTAGTGACCTAACCATGAGTGACCAGTTGGCATGAAACAATGTGTCCcaacctttttttgttgataaCCCCTAAAATGCGAGGACATACTTCTCATTACCCCTCTTCACATGTCTGtgagttgtgagcagttttaatTAAAGCGATCTTCCCCTCCTCTTTTATTGTTTCATCTGAATCTGAAattatatcacttattttgttgcaattctatgctcttaaattaataatagaGTATTTTTAACTAATTTTTTATATTGTCAAGAGTAtcattatcgcaaaaataccctgaactATCATGACATATCTCCCAACCCTGATTTACGGGTTTAGTTTAAATGCAGGACAACCTGTTAAAAATAAGTGATAGACTTCCCTCCAGTTGTGCACACAGCCCTGCAGTAGATGAGTATGCCTttatgttttttgggtttttttaacgGTGTGTAGAGCTGGATATTGTTTAATAcaagtacccttaaagtgaacccaatagagtacttcatttTATGCATGTATTTTCATCAGATCACACAGGCATGTATTATAGCCATTCTTTCTaatgttttggtggcatttCGGCACACTGAACTGCAAACTCAAACATATACACGGTGCTCATCTTCACCACGCCGCAGACTCAGTGGGTTGTATCTGCTGTGGTAGTGGGCCAATCATGTGTCGCATTGAATTGAGGAATGCTCAcagtgattggctgcaagcTAGATATGGAtagaaaaaaagattaaatgcgtgtatcatttgactggagaCGTTCCAATAccacttggtactgggttatttcaaTCAATGCCTTAAAGGTATTGAGTtctgatacccagccctactggtgtgtcacattcaaaGTCATTGATGGGCCAGAAAAAAATGGTTAGTAAACAGTTGAAAGCAATTTGGAGTCCAGTGGGAAGATTACAGTGGCTACTTCAGCCCCcttttccactgagcagtacagttcagctcagtttgGTTccctttttttccgtttccactgtgaaaagttgtggatggcacCAATGCATCTGTTCAGTACCATCCCCATTTATGGTCCCCCATCTACTcaggtacctagcacacagatctggtccTAAGAAGCCTGAGGTGTCAAACTATCGCtttacaagaaaaagaaaaaaagagaaatgtcagaaaaaaggaTCTAAAATTgagtagcttttttttttgtttgtttgtacattAATCCTTTTGCAACTCCTCACATTCGTCTTGCAACACCTTGCAGGGTTGGAGTCTCCTGGGGTCTCATTTGTAAAACAGTGCATAGGGTCCATACTAAAACTGtacgtacagacaaaagccaaaaaatggCGTGCACCATAAAATATTCAACACTtcctacaatcaggcttccacctcaccatctgcgtcgtCAGTTTCCTGTTTCCAAAATGTTCggaagcatgggtcaaagtttctcacatcaagtctgtttttattgatCACAGCTTTTCCGTgagaagtggcgtacgcctcgttcaggcctcgttttgtggacgcaatgtttataa is part of the Epinephelus fuscoguttatus linkage group LG8, E.fuscoguttatus.final_Chr_v1 genome and harbors:
- the ino80c gene encoding INO80 complex subunit C, with the protein product MASQISITVRAPPAAATSAALRGKKRPASPAVSAAQQVTGTGSCSIKKKKGLLTVTPATQITAVESVAEVKPVGTADCGQAAIAEPTAKPPPFKDPTFMHSGIGGAAAGKKNRTWKNLKQILALERTLPWKLTDPSYYNIDTPPSLKPTKKYSDISGLPANYTDPQTKLRFTSREEFSYIRLLPADVVTGYLALRKATCIVP